A single window of Flavobacterium sp. 140616W15 DNA harbors:
- a CDS encoding valine--tRNA ligase yields the protein MTIPAQFDAKTIENKWYDYWMKNNYFHSEPDHRTPYTIVIPPPNVTGVLHMGHMLNNTIQDVLIRRARLKGFNACWVPGTDHASIATEAKVVAKLKAEGINKNDLTREEFLAHAWEWTDKYGGVILDQLKKLGASCDWERTKFTMDPDMSASVIRSFVDLYNKGLIYRGYRMVNWDPEAKTTLSDEEVIYEEQQGKLFFLKYKIEGTEEFLTIATTRPETIFGDTAICINPNDERFTHLKGKKAIVPICGRVIPIIEDEYVDVEFGTGCLKVTPAHDMNDKTLGEKHNLEIVDIFNEDATLNSFGLHYQGKDRFVVRTEIAKELEEIGALAKTEIHLNKVGTSERTKAVIEPRLSDQWFLKMEELVKPAIKSVLVDGDIKLHPKRFENTYAHWLNNIRDWNISRQLWWGQQIPAYFYGDGKEDFVVAENIEDALKLAQEKTSNPKLETKDLRQDVDALDTWFSSWLWPMSVFGGIMDPESEDFKYYYPTNDLVTGPDILFFWVARMIIAGYEYAGEKPFTNVYLTGLVRDKQRRKMSKSLGNSPDPLDLIDTFGADGVRVGLLLSASAGNDIMFDEELCNQGKAFSNKIWNALKLIKGWEVSETIPQPESSKVAIEWFEAKFQQALVDIEDNFEKYRISDSLMAIYKLVWDDFCSLFLEMIKPAYQQPIDKKTFDKAIEILENNLKLLHPFMPFLTEEIWHILAERTPEEALIVSTWPELKPFDTKLITDFENSVEVISGIRTIRKEKNIAMKDSIELKAINSEKFSTYFDSVITKLGNIAAFEYVSDKVDGALSFRVKSNEYFIPITGGNIDVEAEIAKLNAELVYTQGFLKSVQSKLANEKFVAGAPEKVLANEKQKEADALAKIATIEQSLAGLK from the coding sequence ATGACAATTCCAGCACAATTTGACGCTAAAACAATCGAAAACAAATGGTATGACTACTGGATGAAAAATAATTATTTTCATTCGGAGCCAGATCATAGAACGCCTTATACAATTGTAATTCCCCCTCCTAATGTTACTGGAGTCTTGCATATGGGACATATGCTAAACAATACAATTCAAGATGTATTGATAAGAAGAGCGCGTCTTAAAGGATTTAATGCTTGTTGGGTTCCGGGAACAGATCATGCATCGATTGCTACAGAAGCTAAAGTTGTTGCTAAATTAAAAGCAGAAGGAATTAATAAAAATGATTTAACGCGTGAAGAGTTTTTAGCACATGCTTGGGAGTGGACAGATAAGTATGGTGGTGTAATCTTGGATCAGTTAAAAAAATTAGGAGCTTCTTGCGATTGGGAACGTACTAAATTTACAATGGATCCAGATATGTCGGCTTCGGTAATTCGTTCGTTTGTTGATTTGTATAACAAAGGATTGATTTATAGAGGATACCGAATGGTAAACTGGGATCCTGAAGCAAAAACGACTTTGTCTGACGAAGAAGTTATTTATGAAGAACAACAAGGAAAATTATTTTTCTTAAAATATAAAATTGAAGGAACAGAAGAGTTTTTAACAATTGCTACAACGCGACCAGAAACTATTTTTGGAGATACTGCTATTTGTATCAATCCAAATGATGAACGTTTTACACATTTAAAAGGTAAAAAAGCAATTGTACCTATTTGTGGAAGAGTAATCCCTATTATCGAAGATGAATATGTAGATGTAGAGTTCGGAACAGGATGTCTTAAAGTGACTCCTGCACACGACATGAACGATAAGACGCTAGGAGAGAAGCATAATCTGGAAATTGTAGATATTTTTAATGAAGACGCTACACTTAATAGTTTTGGATTACATTACCAAGGAAAAGATCGTTTCGTGGTTCGTACCGAAATTGCAAAAGAACTAGAAGAAATTGGAGCTTTGGCTAAGACAGAGATTCACCTTAATAAAGTAGGAACTTCAGAGAGAACCAAAGCAGTTATCGAACCAAGATTATCGGATCAATGGTTCTTGAAAATGGAAGAATTAGTAAAACCAGCAATTAAATCTGTTTTAGTTGATGGAGATATTAAATTACACCCAAAACGTTTTGAAAATACTTATGCACATTGGTTAAATAATATTCGTGATTGGAATATCTCTCGTCAGTTATGGTGGGGACAACAAATTCCAGCTTATTTTTACGGAGACGGTAAAGAAGATTTTGTTGTTGCTGAAAACATTGAAGATGCATTAAAATTAGCACAGGAAAAAACTTCAAATCCGAAACTTGAAACAAAAGATCTTAGACAAGATGTTGATGCTTTGGACACTTGGTTTTCTTCTTGGCTTTGGCCAATGTCGGTTTTTGGAGGAATTATGGATCCAGAAAGCGAGGACTTTAAATATTACTATCCAACAAACGACTTAGTAACAGGTCCGGACATTTTATTTTTCTGGGTTGCCAGAATGATTATTGCAGGTTACGAATATGCAGGTGAAAAACCATTTACAAATGTATATCTAACAGGATTAGTACGAGATAAACAACGTCGTAAGATGTCTAAGTCATTAGGTAATTCACCTGATCCTTTAGATTTAATAGATACATTTGGTGCAGATGGAGTACGTGTAGGATTGCTTTTAAGCGCTTCTGCAGGAAATGACATCATGTTTGATGAAGAGTTGTGTAATCAAGGAAAAGCGTTTTCAAATAAGATTTGGAATGCTCTTAAATTGATCAAAGGATGGGAAGTTTCAGAAACAATTCCACAACCAGAATCATCAAAAGTAGCAATCGAATGGTTTGAGGCAAAGTTTCAGCAAGCATTAGTTGATATTGAGGATAATTTTGAAAAATACAGAATTTCTGATTCATTAATGGCAATTTATAAATTGGTATGGGACGATTTCTGTTCTTTATTCCTTGAAATGATTAAACCAGCTTACCAACAGCCAATTGATAAAAAGACATTTGATAAAGCAATCGAAATTTTAGAAAATAACTTGAAATTGCTTCATCCGTTTATGCCTTTCCTAACAGAAGAAATATGGCATATACTTGCTGAAAGAACTCCTGAAGAAGCTTTAATTGTTTCGACTTGGCCAGAATTAAAACCATTTGATACAAAATTAATTACTGATTTTGAAAATTCGGTTGAAGTGATTTCTGGTATCAGAACGATTCGTAAAGAAAAGAATATTGCAATGAAAGATAGTATTGAATTAAAAGCGATTAACAGCGAGAAATTTTCTACTTATTTTGACTCTGTAATAACTAAACTAGGAAATATAGCTGCTTTCGAATACGTTTCGGATAAAGTAGACGGAGCTTTGTCATTTCGAGTAAAGTCTAATGAATATTTTATCCCAATAACTGGGGGGAATATTGATGTTGAAGCTGAAATTGCAAAATTAAATGCAGAGTTGGTTTACACGCAAGGTTTCTTGAAATCAGTTCAATCTAAATTAGCAAATGAAAAATTTGTTGCAGGAGCGCCAGAGAAAGTTTTGGCTAACGAAAAACAAAAAGAAGCTGATGCTTTAGCAAAAATTGCTACAATAGAGCAAAGTTTAGCTGGTTTGAAATAA
- a CDS encoding APC family permease: MSDSKKNQLKKSLGLSFNIAVLIGGTIGVGILRTPGTIAGMLDNYWLIIASWLFGGLFILIGANSYAELATMLPKAGGSYNYIKRAFGNYAGFLSGWFDYITNVIPPAFYCIVISEYLIILFPGLGNYSTEIAILLLIVFVLLHLSGVKNGSAIQQITSFIKVICFVALVIACFMYSGVKLPPIQKEGSFFEIGLLFGFFKSLQLIIGTYNGWNGVCFFAEENDNPSKNIPRSLYSGALLVIAIYVLLNIAFFHVLPIETLAKSNLAAADVANIIFGKNGAIIVTVIAIFSLISILNAFMMIPPRILYGLSRDGFFIEKGTTVNKGGTPIVALLVSSLFSLFLIFIGSFEVLFSFAAFTSIIVWGLAYFSLIKLRITEPDLPRPYRSFWYPWTTILAILVSLALLIGFIYSDPESFTIIVGITVASYPLFLFLTRKK, translated from the coding sequence ATGTCAGATTCCAAAAAGAACCAATTAAAGAAAAGTCTGGGACTGAGCTTTAATATTGCGGTATTAATTGGAGGAACAATAGGAGTTGGAATCTTACGAACACCTGGTACTATCGCTGGGATGTTAGATAATTATTGGCTTATTATTGCTTCTTGGCTTTTTGGTGGTCTTTTTATCTTAATAGGTGCCAATTCATATGCTGAACTAGCAACTATGCTTCCTAAAGCTGGAGGATCTTATAATTATATCAAAAGAGCTTTTGGTAATTATGCAGGCTTTTTATCGGGTTGGTTTGATTATATCACCAATGTAATTCCGCCCGCATTTTACTGTATCGTTATTAGCGAATACCTTATTATCCTATTTCCTGGTCTAGGAAACTATTCAACAGAAATTGCCATATTATTATTAATTGTATTTGTATTGCTACATTTAAGTGGTGTAAAAAACGGCAGTGCTATCCAACAGATTACCAGTTTTATTAAAGTTATTTGTTTTGTAGCCTTGGTAATCGCTTGTTTTATGTACTCTGGAGTAAAATTACCTCCAATTCAAAAAGAGGGTTCTTTTTTTGAGATTGGACTTCTATTTGGATTTTTCAAATCACTTCAGCTTATCATCGGTACCTATAATGGCTGGAATGGTGTTTGCTTTTTTGCAGAAGAAAATGACAATCCAAGTAAAAACATCCCACGTTCTTTATATAGTGGCGCACTACTTGTAATTGCTATTTATGTTTTATTAAATATTGCATTCTTTCATGTTTTACCAATCGAAACTTTGGCTAAGTCTAATCTGGCAGCTGCCGATGTAGCAAACATTATCTTCGGGAAGAATGGTGCTATTATAGTCACTGTAATCGCAATTTTTTCTTTAATTAGTATCTTGAACGCCTTTATGATGATTCCGCCAAGGATTCTATACGGATTAAGTCGTGATGGCTTTTTTATTGAAAAAGGAACAACTGTAAACAAAGGTGGAACCCCAATCGTTGCTCTTTTAGTCTCTTCATTATTTAGCTTGTTTTTAATTTTCATCGGTTCCTTTGAAGTATTATTTTCCTTTGCCGCCTTTACCTCTATTATTGTTTGGGGATTGGCTTATTTTTCGCTTATAAAACTGCGAATCACAGAACCTGACTTACCAAGACCTTATCGCTCATTTTGGTATCCTTGGACAACCATATTAGCAATTCTTGTTTCATTAGCATTACTAATCGGATTCATATATAGTGACCCAGAAAGCTTTACAATCATAGTTGGTATCACAGTGGCTTCTTATCCTTTGTTTCTGTTTTTAACTCGGAAGAAGTAA